From a single Kitasatospora sp. NBC_00458 genomic region:
- a CDS encoding HAD-IIIC family phosphatase: protein MGDKSADGTPVTVKCLVWDLDNTLWRGTLLEDGEVSLPDSVREVIVELDARGVLQSVASKNDHEPAWSRLEELGLAEYFVLPQIGWGRKSDSVARIAEQLNFAQRTIAFVDDQPAERAEVVFHLPEVRCYAAEQVDELLKLPEFDPGTRTVDSARRREMYQAGFRREAERSEFNGPDEEFLRSLELVLGITRATPDDLARVEELTLRTSQMNATGVHYSDRALHGLLADPKHEVLVTTLTDRFGPHGAVGVLLLEKHASVWHLKLLATSCRVVSFGAGATILNWLADQAAQAGAHLAADFRRTDRNRMMEIAYRFAGFDDRPCACRAELAAPGAEIQLLHLEPARQPASPTIRVDAPDLV from the coding sequence GTGGGTGACAAGAGCGCCGACGGCACGCCGGTGACGGTGAAGTGCCTCGTGTGGGACCTGGACAACACGCTGTGGCGGGGCACGCTGCTGGAGGACGGCGAGGTCTCCCTGCCGGACTCGGTGCGCGAGGTGATCGTCGAACTGGACGCCCGGGGCGTCCTCCAGTCGGTGGCCAGCAAGAACGACCACGAGCCGGCCTGGAGCAGGCTGGAGGAGCTGGGCCTCGCCGAGTACTTCGTCCTGCCGCAGATCGGCTGGGGCCGGAAGTCGGACTCGGTGGCACGGATCGCCGAGCAGCTCAACTTCGCCCAGCGCACCATCGCGTTCGTCGACGACCAGCCGGCGGAGCGTGCGGAGGTCGTCTTCCACCTCCCCGAGGTGCGGTGCTACGCCGCCGAGCAGGTGGACGAGCTGCTGAAACTCCCGGAGTTCGACCCCGGGACCCGGACGGTCGACTCGGCCCGGCGCCGGGAGATGTACCAGGCGGGCTTCCGGCGGGAGGCCGAGCGCAGTGAGTTCAACGGCCCGGACGAGGAGTTCCTGCGCTCGCTGGAACTCGTGCTGGGCATCACCCGGGCCACCCCGGACGACCTGGCCCGGGTCGAGGAACTCACCCTGCGGACCAGCCAGATGAACGCCACCGGCGTCCACTACTCGGATCGGGCGCTGCACGGTCTGCTGGCCGATCCGAAGCACGAGGTGCTGGTGACCACGCTCACCGACCGCTTCGGCCCGCACGGCGCCGTGGGGGTGCTCCTGCTGGAGAAGCACGCCTCCGTGTGGCACCTGAAGCTGCTCGCGACCTCCTGCCGGGTCGTCTCCTTCGGGGCCGGCGCGACCATCCTCAACTGGCTCGCGGACCAGGCCGCGCAGGCGGGTGCCCACCTCGCGGCCGACTTCCGGCGTACGGACCGCAACAGGATGATGGAGATCGCCTACCGCTTCGCCGGGTTCGACGACCGGCCGTGCGCCTGCCGCGCGGAGCTCGCGGCCCCCGGGGCGGAGATCCAGCTGCTGCACCTGGAGCCGGCCAGGCAGCCGGCGTCCCCGACGATCAGGGTGGACGCACCGGACCTGGTGTAG
- a CDS encoding acyl-CoA dehydrogenase family protein, whose translation MSATLTGLVGDRADDWDRTGLLPVDLLRKLGAMGYLCAEVPTQYGGLGLSSGTSGEFTAHAGSLCSSLRSVMTSQGMAAWTIQRFGTARQKADHLGRLTTGQLAAVAFSEPDAGSDLSAMTTTIRLEGDEVVLDGQKVWITAAHYADHIVVFGRHEDGAAAVVVPVTTPGVTVERIADPLGCRAAGHARVSLVDVRLPAESVLGGAGVGLPLPLLVTAALAYGRMSVAWGCVGILRACLAATAGHARTREQFGRPLGRHQLVAGRLAELLASEQVATRMCEHASRCWDDGLPDMVIATVLAKHVSAGHAARGAASAVQIMASAGAQDGNVVARAYRDAKLMEIIEGSNEMCQLMLADHVLTAAP comes from the coding sequence ATGTCCGCCACGCTCACCGGACTGGTGGGCGACCGGGCGGACGACTGGGACAGGACCGGACTGCTGCCGGTGGACCTGCTCCGCAAGCTCGGTGCCATGGGCTACCTCTGTGCGGAGGTGCCGACCCAGTACGGCGGCCTGGGTCTGAGCAGCGGAACGAGTGGTGAGTTCACGGCTCATGCCGGGAGCCTGTGCAGCTCGCTGCGCAGCGTGATGACCTCGCAGGGCATGGCGGCCTGGACGATCCAGCGCTTCGGCACCGCGCGGCAGAAGGCCGACCACCTCGGCAGGCTGACGACGGGGCAGCTGGCCGCGGTCGCCTTCAGCGAGCCGGACGCCGGCAGCGACCTGTCGGCGATGACCACCACGATCCGGCTGGAGGGCGACGAGGTCGTCCTGGACGGGCAGAAGGTCTGGATCACCGCCGCGCACTACGCCGACCACATCGTGGTCTTCGGGCGTCACGAGGACGGCGCCGCCGCCGTCGTGGTGCCCGTCACCACCCCCGGCGTCACGGTGGAGCGGATCGCGGACCCGCTCGGCTGCCGTGCCGCGGGCCATGCACGGGTGAGCCTGGTGGACGTCAGGCTGCCCGCGGAGAGCGTGCTCGGTGGGGCGGGTGTCGGCCTTCCGCTGCCGCTGCTGGTGACCGCGGCGCTGGCCTACGGCCGGATGTCGGTGGCCTGGGGGTGTGTCGGCATCCTGCGGGCCTGTCTGGCCGCCACCGCCGGCCACGCCAGGACCAGGGAGCAGTTCGGCCGGCCCCTGGGGCGGCACCAGCTCGTGGCGGGCCGGCTGGCGGAACTGCTGGCCTCCGAGCAGGTCGCCACCCGGATGTGCGAGCACGCCAGCCGCTGCTGGGACGACGGCCTGCCGGACATGGTCATCGCCACGGTCCTGGCCAAGCACGTCAGCGCCGGACACGCGGCCCGCGGGGCCGCCTCGGCGGTCCAGATCATGGCCTCGGCGGGCGCGCAGGACGGGAACGTGGTGGCCAGGGCGTACCGGGACGCCAAGTTGATGGAGATCATCGAGGGCAGCAACGAGATGTGCCAGCTGATGCTGGCCGACCACGTCCTGACCGCCGCGCCGTGA
- a CDS encoding acyl carrier protein, with protein sequence MTVSNDRSTDTAAGGAGSIEADLLSYLEARTKKSWEPELDLFAAGGLSSLFAMELVVHLEKTFGISIGGADLRLDNFRTVRQMGELVRRLQASASGAGGE encoded by the coding sequence GTGACCGTATCGAACGACCGGTCGACCGACACCGCAGCCGGGGGCGCCGGCTCCATCGAGGCGGACCTGCTGAGCTACCTGGAGGCCAGGACCAAGAAGTCCTGGGAGCCGGAGCTCGACCTCTTCGCCGCCGGCGGACTGTCCTCGCTCTTCGCGATGGAGCTCGTCGTCCACCTGGAGAAGACCTTCGGCATCTCGATCGGCGGTGCGGACCTGCGGCTGGACAACTTCCGCACGGTCAGGCAGATGGGCGAACTGGTACGCCGGCTCCAGGCGTCCGCCTCCGGAGCCGGCGGTGAGTGA
- a CDS encoding thioesterase II family protein encodes MTEAAEHDLWLRRYHPAGRSKVRLVCFPHAGGSASFYFPVSAALSPGIDVLAVQYPGRQDRRLEPCTDDIPAMADRIFRATDIWADGPLALFGHSMGAILAFEVARRIERELGVAPVRLFASGRRAPSCTRDETVHLRDDDGIVRELQLLSGTDARVLGDEELLRMVLPALRNDYRAIETYRGDDGAAVSCPVTVLTGDADPRTSMDEALAWRGHTTGEFDLEVFPGGHFFLAARQEAVLKAIGERLVPATVS; translated from the coding sequence ATGACCGAGGCAGCTGAACACGATCTTTGGCTCAGGCGATATCACCCGGCCGGGCGGAGCAAGGTGCGATTGGTCTGCTTCCCGCACGCAGGCGGATCGGCGAGTTTCTACTTCCCCGTCTCGGCCGCGCTCTCGCCGGGGATCGACGTGCTGGCCGTGCAGTACCCCGGCCGGCAGGACCGGCGGCTGGAGCCCTGCACCGACGACATCCCCGCGATGGCCGACCGGATCTTCCGGGCCACGGACATCTGGGCCGACGGGCCGCTCGCCCTCTTCGGGCACAGCATGGGCGCGATCCTCGCCTTCGAGGTCGCCCGGAGGATCGAGCGCGAGCTCGGAGTGGCGCCCGTCCGCCTGTTCGCCTCGGGGCGGCGGGCCCCGTCGTGCACCCGGGACGAGACGGTGCACCTCAGGGACGACGACGGCATCGTGCGGGAGCTGCAGCTCCTGAGCGGGACCGACGCCCGGGTCCTCGGGGACGAGGAACTGCTGCGCATGGTCCTCCCGGCGCTCCGCAACGACTACCGGGCGATCGAGACCTACCGCGGCGACGACGGCGCCGCCGTCTCCTGCCCCGTGACGGTCCTGACCGGCGACGCCGACCCCAGGACCTCGATGGACGAGGCCCTGGCCTGGCGCGGTCACACGACGGGGGAGTTCGACCTGGAGGTGTTCCCCGGCGGGCACTTCTTCCTCGCGGCACGGCAGGAGGCCGTCCTGAAGGCGATCGGGGAGCGGCTCGTTCCGGCGACGGTCTCCTGA
- a CDS encoding cytochrome P450, whose amino-acid sequence MAEQELNRDEISPMPPSVQNGSAELLAWLKRMRQDQPVYRDPVGIYHVFRYKDVQQVTLDPQTFSSDSATVIPGVPAELTSGMLSVTDPPAHAKLRKIAGQAFSPKRIKDLEPRVVEITEQLLADLPAAEFDFVDLFSHPQPALVIAELLGIPREDVPKFRAWDEKLLATQVPDRNNEAEMAAAAEVAMGGGAFGELKAYMLELCGKRRAQAEDDFISALVHAEVDGERLGDNEAANLCIQLLLAGHVSTTAVLGHLLLALDGNPEVAAELRADRELIPAAIEELLRHQPPAPKFARFTTVDTEVAGVAIPAKSVVMVWVLSANHDEQVFTEPDSFDIHRTPNKHVAFGHGIHFCFGSALARIEIRTALEMLFDKFDDIRVAPEAQIEYYESEMFAVKRIPLLAS is encoded by the coding sequence ATGGCAGAGCAGGAACTGAATCGGGACGAGATCTCCCCGATGCCGCCGTCCGTGCAGAACGGCTCGGCCGAGCTGCTGGCCTGGTTGAAGCGGATGCGGCAGGACCAGCCGGTCTACCGCGACCCGGTCGGGATCTACCACGTCTTCCGTTACAAGGACGTCCAGCAGGTCACGCTGGACCCGCAGACGTTCTCCTCCGACTCGGCCACCGTCATTCCGGGCGTCCCCGCCGAGCTGACCAGCGGCATGCTCTCGGTGACCGACCCGCCGGCGCACGCCAAGCTGCGCAAGATCGCCGGTCAGGCGTTCTCGCCCAAGCGGATCAAGGACCTGGAGCCGCGGGTCGTCGAGATCACCGAGCAGCTCCTGGCGGACCTGCCGGCCGCCGAGTTCGACTTCGTCGACCTCTTCAGCCACCCGCAGCCGGCCCTGGTCATCGCCGAGCTGCTCGGCATCCCGCGCGAGGACGTCCCCAAGTTCCGTGCGTGGGACGAGAAGCTGCTCGCCACCCAGGTTCCGGACCGCAACAACGAGGCCGAGATGGCCGCCGCGGCGGAGGTCGCCATGGGCGGCGGCGCCTTCGGTGAGCTCAAGGCCTACATGCTGGAGCTGTGCGGGAAGCGCCGGGCCCAGGCCGAGGACGACTTCATCAGCGCGCTGGTCCACGCCGAGGTCGACGGCGAGCGGCTGGGCGACAACGAGGCGGCCAACCTCTGCATCCAGCTCCTGCTCGCGGGGCACGTCAGCACGACCGCGGTCCTCGGCCACCTGCTCCTGGCCCTCGACGGCAACCCGGAGGTCGCGGCCGAGCTGCGGGCCGACCGCGAGCTGATCCCGGCGGCGATCGAGGAGCTGCTGCGGCACCAGCCGCCCGCCCCCAAGTTCGCCCGTTTCACCACGGTCGACACCGAGGTCGCCGGAGTCGCCATTCCGGCGAAGAGCGTCGTCATGGTGTGGGTGCTGTCGGCCAACCACGACGAGCAGGTGTTCACCGAGCCGGACAGCTTCGACATCCACCGGACCCCCAACAAGCACGTGGCGTTCGGTCACGGAATCCACTTCTGCTTCGGCTCCGCGCTGGCCCGTATCGAGATCCGGACCGCCCTGGAAATGCTGTTCGACAAGTTCGATGACATCCGGGTCGCCCCGGAAGCGCAGATCGAGTACTACGAGTCCGAGATGTTCGCCGTGAAGCGGATTCCGCTCCTCGCGAGCTGA
- a CDS encoding O-methyltransferase, with amino-acid sequence MATQINATSDLLSYVRNISVRDDDILAELRRETAALPAGEAMQVMAEEGQLLGLLVGLVKAKSVLEIGTFTGYSTLCMARALPADGRLVTLDISEKWPAIGADYWKRAGVSDRIEVRVGTAVETLGKLLAEKGAESFDLVFIDADKVNYPAYYEASLALLRPGGLIIVDNTLFFGRVTDPDAQDADTQGVRELNTLLHADDRVEISMLVMADGITLAHKKGV; translated from the coding sequence ATGGCCACTCAAATCAATGCCACGTCAGATCTGCTCAGCTATGTGCGGAACATTTCGGTCCGCGACGACGACATCCTTGCGGAACTTCGCCGGGAGACCGCGGCGCTCCCGGCCGGCGAGGCCATGCAGGTCATGGCCGAGGAAGGCCAACTCCTGGGCCTGCTGGTCGGGTTGGTGAAGGCGAAGTCGGTGCTGGAGATCGGCACCTTCACCGGTTACAGCACGCTCTGCATGGCACGCGCCCTGCCGGCCGACGGCCGCCTCGTCACGCTCGACATCAGTGAGAAGTGGCCCGCCATCGGAGCCGACTACTGGAAGCGGGCAGGCGTTTCGGACCGCATCGAGGTGCGTGTCGGCACAGCCGTCGAAACCCTGGGGAAACTGCTCGCGGAAAAGGGAGCGGAGAGTTTCGACCTGGTCTTCATAGACGCCGACAAGGTGAATTACCCGGCGTATTACGAGGCGTCGCTCGCGCTGCTCCGGCCCGGCGGCCTGATCATCGTGGACAACACGCTCTTCTTCGGCCGGGTCACCGACCCCGACGCGCAGGACGCGGACACTCAGGGGGTGCGCGAGCTGAACACCCTGCTGCACGCGGACGACCGGGTGGAGATCAGCATGCTGGTGATGGCGGACGGCATCACGCTCGCCCACAAGAAGGGCGTCTGA
- a CDS encoding 3-hydroxyacyl-CoA dehydrogenase family protein has protein sequence MTTVENSAHDGGAAHRLAVLGAGVMGVGITTLALARGIPVILVDVDGAKLDEARARISQELRMARLMGVLPPDGAVGELVTATALDAVAGATAVIEAVTEARDLKAEVLAGVSAVVRPGTPLVSNTSSIPIDELAGFVPRPAELIGTHFMNPPYLIRTVEVIRGARTGEATMAGVRSLLDALGRKGVVVRDAPGFVTSRLLHPMINDAAKVVQAGTATAEAVDALMQDCLGHATGPLRTADLIGLDNLVDSLWVLHERTGDEGARPCDLLLEMVRAGDHGRKSGRGFYEYEEVRP, from the coding sequence ATGACCACCGTGGAGAATTCGGCGCACGACGGCGGGGCGGCACACCGGCTCGCTGTCCTGGGTGCCGGTGTGATGGGTGTGGGAATCACGACGCTGGCCCTCGCCCGCGGGATTCCCGTCATTCTCGTGGACGTGGACGGGGCGAAACTCGACGAGGCCCGGGCGAGGATCTCCCAGGAGCTTCGGATGGCCCGGCTGATGGGTGTCCTGCCGCCGGACGGAGCGGTCGGGGAGCTCGTCACCGCGACGGCCCTCGACGCGGTCGCCGGAGCGACGGCCGTGATCGAGGCGGTCACCGAGGCCAGGGACCTCAAGGCGGAGGTCCTGGCCGGCGTCTCGGCGGTGGTGCGGCCGGGGACCCCGCTGGTCTCCAACACGTCGTCGATCCCGATCGACGAGTTGGCGGGCTTCGTGCCGCGCCCGGCGGAGCTGATCGGCACGCACTTCATGAACCCGCCCTACCTGATCCGCACCGTGGAGGTCATCCGCGGTGCGCGCACCGGGGAGGCCACGATGGCCGGGGTCCGGTCGCTGCTGGACGCGCTCGGCCGCAAGGGCGTCGTGGTGCGCGACGCGCCGGGCTTCGTGACCAGCCGTCTGCTGCACCCGATGATCAACGACGCGGCCAAGGTCGTGCAGGCGGGCACCGCGACGGCCGAGGCCGTCGACGCCCTGATGCAGGACTGCCTGGGCCACGCCACCGGGCCGCTGCGCACCGCGGACCTGATCGGGCTGGACAACCTCGTGGACTCCCTGTGGGTGCTCCACGAGCGCACCGGGGACGAGGGTGCCCGCCCCTGTGACCTGTTGCTGGAAATGGTTCGAGCGGGCGACCACGGTCGCAAGTCGGGCCGTGGCTTCTACGAGTACGAGGAGGTACGGCCGTGA
- a CDS encoding DUF5988 family protein, with the protein MALTSTERPNALLRGGPQDISAQPEYRYVEESTEKLKVFQGNYYDHYEPTAENEVREGRAHRVYVWTGRTYVAE; encoded by the coding sequence TTGGCTTTGACATCCACCGAGAGGCCCAATGCACTGCTGCGCGGCGGCCCCCAGGACATATCCGCCCAGCCGGAATACCGGTATGTCGAGGAGTCGACGGAGAAATTGAAGGTATTTCAGGGGAACTACTACGACCACTACGAGCCCACCGCCGAGAACGAGGTGCGCGAGGGCCGCGCCCACCGGGTCTACGTCTGGACCGGACGCACCTACGTCGCCGAGTAG